One window from the genome of Salvia splendens isolate huo1 chromosome 9, SspV2, whole genome shotgun sequence encodes:
- the LOC121747989 gene encoding chlorophyll a-b binding protein 6, chloroplastic-like, whose protein sequence is MAANTVMSYGVAAAAVCPSVLSSSKSKFAASVSFGTNATTSRFTMSAEWMPGEPRPPYLDGSAPGDFGFDPLRLGEVPENLERYKESELIHCRWAMLAVPGILVPEALGLGNWVKAQEWAAVPGGQATYLGNPVPWGTLPTILAIEFLAIAFVEHQRSMEKDPEKKKYPGGAFDPLGYSKDPTKLQELKVKEIKNGRLALLAFVGFCVQQSAYPGTGPLENLASHLADPWHNNIGDVLIPPIS, encoded by the exons ATGGCAGCCAACACCGTGATGAGCTACGGCGTTGCAGCCGCAGCCGTCTGCCCCTCCGTCCTCTCCTCCTCCAAGTCGAAATTCGCAGCCTCCGTGTCGTTTGGCACCAATGCCACCACCTCGAGGTTCACCATGTCAGCTGAGTGGATGCCGGGCGAGCCCCGCCCACCCTACCTCGACGGCTCCGCTCCCGG AGATTTCGGATTCGACCCACTTCGGCTAGGGGAAGTCCCGGAAAACCTAGAGAGATATAAGGAGTCGGAGCTCATCCACTGCAGATGGGCTATGCTAGCCGTG CCCGGAATCCTGGTCCCGGAGGCTCTGGGGTTGGGCAACTGGGTGAAGGCACAAGAATGGGCGGCGGTCCCAGGTGGACAAGCGACGTATTTGGGCAACCCGGTTCCATGGGGCACCCTTCCCACAATCTTGGCGATCGAGTTCTTGGCCATAGCCTTTGTAGAGCACCAAAGGAGCATGGAGAAGGACCCGGAGAAGAAGAAGTACCCAGGTGGGGCATTCGACCCTCTCGGCTACTCCAAGGACCCTACGAAGTTGCAAGAGCTCAAGGTCAAGGAGATCAAGAATG GTCGTCTAGCGCTGTTGGCGTTTGTGGGATTCTGCGTTCAGCAATCAGCATACCCGGGAACAGGGCCGTTGGAGAATCTGGCGTCGCATCTGGCTGACCCGTGGCACAACAACATTGGCGACGTTCTCATTCCCCCCATCTCCTAA
- the LOC121747987 gene encoding MLO-like protein 6 — protein sequence MADELPKEKTLAATPTWAVAAFFFVIVAISIVIEQILHHAELWLKKKRKVALHEALGKIKAELMLLGFISLLLTMTQETALLDICVPKSVGDSWHPCKEDVYSKKKYHDPCLEKGKVQLVSAYGIHQLHIFIFVLAFFHVVYCVVTYILGKLKMRKWKAWEDETQTNEYKFYHDPERFRFARETSFGRRHLQFWSRSSLLLWIVCFFRQFFPSVAKVDYLTLRHGFVSEHLPPQIGATFNFQVYINKALEEDFKVIVGISPALWFCAVLFLLTNTNGWYSDFWLPFIPLIIVLLVGAKLQVIITKMGTRVLDRGDVVRGSPLVHPNDDLFWFRRPSFILFLIHFALFENAFQLAFFAWSWLKFGYPSCYHEHLEDMIIRIVMGVVIQVVCSYVTLPLYALVTQMGSNMKPVIFSDDVALALRSWQATAKKHVNEGRPSAIATTFSSRAPSPMRTSPAYLRHSRKRSSGLDSEGRGGERASASPSRHYNIQDLNKIDGLSEIARDVENPSPTEVNSTSTEFSFPTKD from the exons ATGGCTGATGAGTTGCCTAAGGAGAAGACGTTGGCGGCAACGCCGACGTGGGCGGTGGCCGCCTTCTTCTTCGTGATCGTTGCTATCTCCATCGTTATCGAACAAATCCTTCATCATGCCGAATTG TGGTTGAAGAAAAAGAGGAAGGTAGCGTTACATGAAGCTCTAGGGAAGATTAAAGCCG AGCTTATGCTGTTAGGGTTCATATCGTTGCTGCTGACGATGACGCAGGAGACTGCTCTTTTAGATATTTGCGTTCCGAAAAGTGTTGGGGATTCTTGGCACCCTTGTAAAGAGGATGTATATAGTAAAAAGAAATATCATGATCCATGTCTTGAAAAG GGCAAGGTGCAACTTGTTTCAGCATACGGAATTCACCAGCTCCATATCTTCATCTTTGTATTGGCATTTTTTCATGTAGTCTATTGTGTTGTCACTTACATCTTGGGAAAACTAAag ATGAGGAAATGGAAAGCATGGGAGGATGAAACACAgacaaatgaatataaattttatcacG ATCCAGAGAGATTCAGATTTGCGAGGGAGACTTCATTTGGACGCAGACATTTGCAATTTTGGAGCCGCTCATCTCTTCTTCTATggatt GTGTGTTTCTTCAGGCAATTCTTCCCATCAGTAGCAAAAGTGGATTACTTAACACTTAGACATGGCTTTGTATCA GAACATCTACCACCTCAAATCGGGGCAACATTCAACTTCCAAGTATATATAAACAAAGCACTGGAAGAAGATTTCAAAGTCATTGTTGGAATCAG CCCTGCATTGTGGTTCTGTGCTGTTTTGTTCCTCCTGACCAACACCAATG GCTGGTACTCTGATTTTTGGCTGCCATTCATCCCTCTAATT ATAGTACTTTTAGTGGGAGCAAAATTGCAAGTGATCATCACAAAAATGGGAACGAGGGTTCTTGACAGAGGAGATGTGGTGAGGGGTAGTCCTCTAGTCCACCCCAACGATGATCTTTTCTGGTTTCGTCGTCCCAGCTTCATCCTCTTCCTCATTCACTTTGCTCTCTTTGAG AATGCTTTTCAGCTTGCTTTCTTTGCTTGGAGTTGG ctTAAATTTGGATATCCATCTTGCTACCATGAGCATCTTGAAGATATGATCATACGAATCGTGATGGG TGTTGTGATACAGGTGGTCTGCAGTTATGTGACACTCCCTCTCTACGCCTTGGTTACTCAGATGGGATCAAACATGAAGCCAGTCATTTTTAGTGATGACGTGGCATTGGCGCTGCGCAGCTGGCAGGCCACAGCCAAGAAGCACGTGAATGAAGGGCGGCCGTCAGCCATCGCCACCACATTCTCCAGCAGGGCTCCCTCGCCAATGCGCACGTCGCCAGCCTATCTGCGGCATAGCCGGAAGAGGTCATCGGGCTTGGACAGCGAAGGGCGGGGTGGTGAGAGGGCATCAGCCTCCCCCAGCCGCCACTACAACATTCAAGATTTGAATAAAATAGATGGGTTGTCTGAGATAGCTAGGGATGTGGAAAACCCTTCTCCTACAGAAGTTAACTCTACTTCAACTGAATTCTCTTTTCCAACAAAGGATTGA
- the LOC121749081 gene encoding MLO-like protein 6, whose protein sequence is MASPLPLPPPPKEKSLESTATWAVAVVCFVLVAISVVIEQLLHHTELWLKKKRKLALCEALEKIKAELMLLGFISLLLTVTQESLSDICVPKSVASSWHPCNEKYNKTYYDPCLAKGKAQLVSAYGIHQLHIFIFVLALAHVIYCVVTYAFGKLKWRSWRFWEPETKLAEYEYYNDPDRFRFARETSFGRRHLHFWSRSPILLWIVCFFRQFFPSVAKVDYLTLRHGFVTEHLPPQVQDSFDFQIYINRALEEDFKVIVGISPALWFCAVLLLLTNTNGWYSHFWLPFIPLAIILLVGAKLQVIITKMGTRILERGDVVMGSPLVHPSDDLFWFRRPRLILSLIHFVLFENAFQIALFAWSWLKFGYPSCYHENLEELLIRIMMGVVIQVLCSYVTLPLYALVTQMGSSMKPVIFGDDVATGLRGWQAAAKKPAKEGLPMVKVTPLTGVPASPLRGSMSPAYLRNVHIKSTEDLRDGGERSYASPTHHNYRERNDRSPRTSVIEIKRDVGEPSSIELGYIGQQEEDISSNHFSFGKNDNSTAPK, encoded by the exons ATGGCATCGCCACTGCCACTGCCGCCGCCGCCAAAGGAGAAGTCATTGGAGTCGACAGCGACGTGGGCGGTGGCCGTCGTTTGCTTTGTGTTGGTTGCGATCTCCGTCGTCATCGAACAACTCCTTCATCATACTGAACTG TGgttaaagaaaaagagaaagttAGCTTTATGTGAAGCTCTGGAAAAGATTAAAGCAG AGCTTATGCTGCTGGGGTTCATATCGTTGCTACTAACAGTGACACAAGAAAGTCTTTCTGATATTTGTGTCCCCAAAAGTGTTGCAAGTTCTTGGCATCCTTGTAatgaaaaatacaataaaacaTACTATGATCCATGCCTGGCAAAG GGCAAGGCACAACTGGTTTCAGCATATGGGATACACCAGCTCCATATCTTCATTTTTGTATTGGCACTTGCTCATGTTATCTACTGTGTCGTCACTTACGCCTTTGGAAAGCTAAAG tggaggtcgtggaggttctg ggagccggagacgaagctggcggagtatg aatACTATAATG ATCCAGATAGATTCAGATTTGCTAGAGAGACATCGTTTGGTCGTAGACATTTGCATTTCTGGAGCCGCTCGCCTATTCTTCTATGGATT GTGTGTTTCTTCAGGCAGTTCTTCCCATCAGTAGCAAAAGTGGACTACCTTACTCTTAGGCATGGCTTTGTAACA gaacatctaccccctCAAGTCCAGGATTCATTCGACTTTCAGATATACATAAACAGAGCACTTGAAGAAGATTTCAAAGTCATTGTTGGAATAAG CCCTGCATTATGGTTCTGTGCTGTCCTGCTTCTCCTCACAAACACCAATG GGTGGTACTCTCACTTTTGGCTACCATTTATCCCCCTAGCT ATCATACTATTAGTAGGAGCAAAATTGCAAGTGATCATCACTAAAATGGGAACAAGGATTCTTGAGAGAGGAGATGTGGTGATGGGCAGCCCTTTAGTTCATCCCAGCGACGATCTTTTCTGGTTTCGTCGCCCTCGACTCATCCTCTCCCTCATTCATTTCGTTCTTTTTGAG AATGCATTTCAGATTGCTCTCTTTGCTTGGAGTTGG CTTAAATTTGGATATCCATCTTGCTACCATGAGAATCTTGAGGAATTGCTCATACGAATCATGATGGG TGTTGTGATACAGGTTTTGTGCAGTTATGTCACACTTCCTCTCTACGCCTTAGTTACTCAGATGGGATCAAGCATGAAGCCAGTCATTTTCGGGGATGACGTGGCAACAGGGCTGCGCGGCTGGCAGGCGGCCGCCAAGAAACCGGCAAAAGAAGGGCTGCCGATGGTCAAAGTCACCCCATTGACCGGTGTGCCCGCCTCTCCGTTGCGTGGTAGCATGTCGCCTGCCTACTTGCGGAATGTCCACATAAAGTCCACTGAGGACCTGCGTGATGGCGGGGAGAGGTCGTATGCCTCTCCCACTCACCACAACTATCGTGAGAGAAATGATCGATCACCCCGAACTTCGGTTATTGAGATAAAGAGAGATGTTGGAGAGCCTTCCTCTATTGAGTTGGGCTACATAGGCCAACAAGAAGAAGACATTAGCTCAAATCATTTTTCTTTTGGGAAAAATGATAATTCCACTGCTCCAAAGTAA
- the LOC121747988 gene encoding MLO-like protein 6: MDELPKEKTLEATPTWAVAVVCFVLVAISILIEQIIHHTESWLKKRKKEPLRESLEKVKAELMLLGFISLLLTVLQEHLSNICVPRKVGHSWHPCKYTDSGKYYDPCIKKGKIQLVSAYGIHQLHIFIFILAICHIIYCILTYGLGKLKMRKWKSWEDETKTDEYQYYNDPERFRFARETSFGRRHLNFWSRWPLLLWIVCFFRQFVRSVAKVDYFTLRHGFITEHLTPQSQASFNFQKYINRSLEEDFKVIVGISPVIWFCAVVFLLTNTNGWYSYFWLPFIPLIIILLVGAKLQVIITKMGMRVLDRGDVIKGSPVVQPSDDLFWFGSPRFLLFLIHFVLFLNAFQIAFLAWSYYEFGYPSCYHENIEDIIIRVSMGAIIQFLCSYVTLPLYALVNQMGSKMRPVIFSNNVATALRGWHQTAKKHVKQGRASGSSTPFSSRPASPLHGSTSPLYLLQGYNKSNYEEGHDQDDGHDFKYAENSIVEIETERDVENPPSPSAGSRPPYQNDFSFPNKDTQT; encoded by the exons ATGGATGAGTTACCTAAGGAGAAGACGTTGGAGGCGACGCCAACGTGGGCGGTCGCCGTTGTTTGCTTTGTGTTGGTTGCTATCTCCATTCTCATTGAACAAATCATTCATCATACTGAGTCG TggttaaagaaaagaaaaaaggaacCTCTACGTGAATCACTTGAAAAAGTTAAAGCAG AGCTTATGTTGCTAGGGTTCATATCATTGCTGCTGACAGTATTGCAAGAACATCTTTCAAATATTTGTGTTCCAAGAAAAGTTGGACATTCTTGGCATCCTTGCAAGTACACAGATAGTGGCAAATATTATGATCCATGTATAAAAaag GGAAAAATTCAGTTGGTTTCAGCATATGGCATACACCAACTCCACATCTTCATCTTTATATTGGCAATTTGTCACATAATTTATTGTATTCTCACTTATGGCCTCGGAAAACTTAAG ATGAGGAAATGGAAATCATGGGAGGATGAAACCAAGACAGATGAGTACCAATATTATAATG ATCCAGAAAGATTCAGATTTGCGAGGGAGACATCGTTTGGGCGTAGACATTTGAATTTCTGGAGCCGCTGGCCTCTTCTTCTCTGGATT GTATGTTTCTTCAGGCAATTCGTCAGATCCGTTGCAAAAGTTGATTACTTCACACTTAGACATGGTTTTATAACA GAACATCTAACACCTCAAAGCCAAGCATCATTCAATTTCCAGAAATATATTAACAGATCACTAGAAGAAGATTTCAAAGTGATTGTGGGAATAAG CCCAGTAATATGGTTCTGTGCCGTTGTGTTCCTGCTCACCAACACCAATG GGTGGTACTCATACTTCTGGCTACCGTTTATTCCTTTAATC ATAATACTATTGGTGGGAGCAAAATTGCAAGTGATCATAACAAAAATGGGAATGAGAGTTCTAGATAGAGGAGATGTGATCAAAGGCAGCCCCGTTGTTCAGCCTAGTGACGACCTTTTCTGGTTTGGTAGCCCCCGTTTCCTGCTCTTCCTCATCCATTTTGTTCTTTTCttg AATGCATTTCAAATAGCTTTCTTAGCATGGAGTTAT TACGAATTTGGGTATCCGTCGTGCTACCACGAAAATATTGAAGATATAATCATCCGAGTCTCAATGGG tgCCATAATTCAGTTCCTATGCAGCTACGTCACTCTCCCTCTCTACGCCTTGGTGAATCAG ATGGGGTCGAAAATGAGGCCGGTGATATTCAGCAATAACGTAGCCACAGCGCTGCGCGGATGGCATCAGACGGCGAAGAAGCACGTGAAGCAGGGGCGGGCGTCGGGTAGCAGCACGCCCTTTTCCAGCCGGCCGGCCTCACCGTTGCACGGGAGCACGTCGCCTCTGTATCTGCTGCAGGGATACAACAAGTCTAATTATGAGGAGGGACATGATCAGGATGATGGCCATGATTTTAAGTATGCAGAAAATTCAATTGTTGAGATAGAGACTGAGAGGGATGTTGAAAATCCCCCTTCTCCTAGTGCAGGGAGCAGACCTCCATACCAAAATGATTTCTCCTTTCCAAACAAGGACACCCAAACGTGA
- the LOC121747177 gene encoding tetraspanin-6-like gives MYRFSNSVIGFLNLFTLLASIPIIGAGLWMTRSSTTCESFLQTPLLVVGFIVLIISLAGFIGACFHVAWALWVYLVVMLLLIGALMGLTIFGFVVTSPGGGTAIPGRMYREYHLDSYSPWLKKRVLDPHYWMTIRSCILGSKTCDKIVLWTPFDYLTKDLTPIQSGCCKPPTSCNYAMTLVAQDPDCYRWNNAVAVLCYECESCKAGVLEDVRRSWHKLSVLNIVMVVVLIGIYSIGCCAFQNAKRAHTDYPYGHNRMSKVRPRWDFHWWRWLDDRRHQLY, from the exons atgtACAGGTTCAGCAACTCAGTTATAGGGTTCCTGAACCTGTTCACCCTCCTCGCCTCGATCCCAATAATAGGGGCCGGGCTGTGGATGACGAGGAGTAGTACCACCTGCGAGAGCTTCCTCCAAACACCCCTTTTGGTGGTAGGTTTCATTGTCCTAATCATATCGCTAGCCGGATTCATAGGCGCGTGTTTCCACGTTGCATGGGCGTTGTGGGTTTACCTGGTCGTCATGCTCTTGCTCATAGGTGCCCTCATGGGGCTCACCATTTTCGGGTTCGTGGTGACTAGCCCGGGAGGGGGGACTGCGATTCCCGGGAGGATGTATAGGGAATATCATTTGGATAGCTACTCTCCATGGTTGAAGAAGAGGGTTTTGGACCCTCATTATTGGATGACGATTAGGAGTTGTATTTTGGGGTCCAAGACTTGTGACAAGATTGTGTTGTGGACACCCTTTGACTATTTGACCAAAGATCTTACTCCAATTCAg TCGGGGTGTTGCAAGCCGCCAACGTCGTGCAACTACGCGATGACGCTGGTGGCGCAGGATCCGGACTGCTACCGGTGGAACAACGCGGTGGCAGTGCTGTGCTACGAGTGCGAGTCGTGCAAGGCGGGGGTGCTGGAGGACGTGAGGAGGAGCTGGCACAAGCTCTCGGTGCTCAACATCGTCATGGTGGTGGTGCTCATCGGAATCTACTCCATCGGCTGCTGCGCCTTCCAGAACGCAAAGCGGGCCCACACCGACTACCCCTACGGCCACAACCGCATGTCCAAAGTCCGCCCGCGCTGGGACTTCCACTG gTGGAGATGGTTGGATGACAGAAGGCACCAGCTTTATTAG